The sequence ACGTTTTGGTCGTTGCTTTGATCATCGTCGGATTGACCGTGCCGGTGTTTCTTGCCAGTGGATTTGGGTTTGAGAAGGCATTTAGGGATACGGCCTTCCAAGTAGTTTCGCTCATTACCACGACAGGATTTGTGACGGCGGATTATACCAGTTTTGGTCATGGCCTAACCATTTTGTTCTTTCTGCTTCTTTTTGTGGGGGGCTGTGCGGGATCCACTGCCGGGGGAATTAAATTTATCCGGCACCTTACGTTCTTTAAAAATACCCTCTTGGAATTTAAGCGGATCGTTCACCCCCGAGCGATAGTGACCTTGAAAATCAATAATGAACGCGTCACGGGCAAAATCATCACCCATATCATGATATTTTTATTGATTTATTTGATGGTGTTTGTCGTGGGAAGCGTGCTGCTGTCCATCGTAGGATATGATATGTTGACCAGCTTTGGGGCGGTGGCCACTTGCCTTGGAAATGTGGGGCCAGCAATTGGTAATGTAGGACCACTGGATAATTTCTCCTTCTTTGATCCTTTTACCAAAGTTTTCCTGTCTGCTATTATGCTATTGGGCCGATTGGAATTGTTTACTATTTTGGTGCTCTTTACGCCCTATTTTTGGAGGGCAAACTAGTGAAGGAATGAACTTGTTGGAGATAAAAATCCTTTTAGTACAAATGCTATTCTAAAACCAAACTTATTTTTCTTCGCATGGAAATAGATTACCAAATCATTTCAGTTTTTACTGATCAAAATCGAGGTTATACAGGAAACCCTGCAGCAGTGATCCTATTGGATAAACTTCCCGCCGAAAGGGATATGCAGAGTATTGCCAAAGAACTCAAACAACCGGCTACAACCTTTTTGGCTAAGGAACCAGGAGAGGACCGTTTTGCCATCAGGTGGTTTGCGCCAGATGCTGAGATTGGCCTTTGCGGACATGGCACGGCAGCTGCGACTGCTTATTTGGGGCAAAAAAAGAATGGTTTCGGAAAGTTCACCTTCGTTTATCCTGAAGGAAAACTGGAAGGTGAATTAAATGCTGACCAGACCGTATCCATCAGCGCTCAGTCGATTGCCGTCATAGAAGAAATTACCGAATTCCCAGAACCCATTTTAGAAGGGTTAGGCATTCCTTTGCTGGCCATGTACCGAACGGATAATAAACATATCATCTTGGCCAAATCCGAACAGGACATTGCGAAAATGGATCCTGATTTTGAAAGGTTGTCCCAATGTGACATCTTCGGGTATGCTGTAACTGCCCAAGGTGAAACCGTGGATTTTGTCAGTCGGACCTTGGTGCCTCATACGATGCAGCAGGAAGATCATGCCACAGGATCTTCTCATGCGATGCTGGTGCCTTTCTGGGCAAAGCGATTGGAAAAGAAGCATCTAAATTCCTTACAATTAAGTAAAAGGGGAGGGGCTTTTAAAGGAGTGTTGGCTGATAGCGGAATGGTGACGCTTACCGGTACTTTCCAGATCGAAAAATCAGGTAAGCTTTCATTATAGGATCAAGATATTTTGCCACGGATAAAAGGATGAACACAAATTTGCAATGCCTTAAACATCCGATCTGTATTTATCAGCGTTCATTCATGGCCAAAAAGAAACTAAAGATGGCATAGGACGAAATAGGCTAGTCCCTACCTTTTCTGCTTGATCCTTTTTATTGCCGACTATTTCAGTTCCCAAATTGAAAGTGATGCAAAAAAAGAAGGCTGTCTAAAAATATTTTTACATCATCGTGTTCATTGCGACAGAGAATCATTATCATGAATTGGTTTGTACGTTAGGATTCGATGAAATGATCTTTTCACTTTCGCAAAGTGACAATAAGGTGTGATGATTTAGACAGCCTTTTTATGAAATAACTTAACTGTGTGTATCTACACTCAGCGGGAGTGCTCCAAGCGATTTTAGCTTTATCACTTCACCATTAGCGGTTGGGGATAATCTTGACAATACCTGTACCTTGAATACCCACATAGATATGGTTATCAGGACCAATTTTGACATTTCTCAATCGGCCTGCCCCGTCCATCAGTTTGGTTCTTTTGGTAACTTGCTTGCCATCCAATGAAAGCATCTCCAAATACTGAAATTTCAACGATCCTACCAAGAGGTTACCAGCCCATTGGGGATACGTTTCTTCAGGTACCAGGGCAAATCCACACGGAGCAATCGACGGCACCCAATAATAAAGTGGCTGCTCCATCCCTTCTTTGCTGGTTTCTTCAGTAAGAATGCTGTCATCATAGTTGATGCCATAGGACACTACTGGCCATCCGAAATTGCCTCCTTTTTCTACAATATTGATTTCATCCCCCCCTTGAGGGCCATGTTCATTGACCCAAATTTCATTGTAGACCGGGTGGAAAATCATTCCTTGTGGATTGCGGTGGCCATAAGAAAAAATTGCCTTTTTGGCATCTTCTTCATTGAAGAATGGATTGTCATTAGGAATGCTGCCATCATCATGTATCCGGTATATTTTACCGCCATCTCGTGTGATGTCCTGAGGGTTTACATCCCTTTCACCTCTTTCACCAATTGAAAAATAGAGGTATCCCTCTTCATCGAAAGCCATCCTTGAACCAAAATGCTGTCCTTTGTCCGTATTTGGAGTGGCTTTATAAAGCACCTCTTGGTCGGTTAAGCTATTGCCATGAAACTTGGCTCTCATTACCGCTGTATGGGCGCCATCCTCTTCTCCTTCTCCTGAAGAATAGGTGAAGTAGATCCAGCCATTGGTAGCGTAATCTGGGTGCAGAATGATGTCCAAGAGCCCTCCTTGGCCTTTGGATACGACATCAGGTGTGCCGGGTATGATCTTTTTCTCGCCATCTTTAGCATAAATCAGTTCACCGGCCTTTTCGGTCACCAAAATACCACCATCCGGAAGTAAGGCCATGCCCCAAGGATTATTGATGTCTTCCACGATTGTCTCGGTCGTGTAGTTTTTGGGATCGTCTTCGATGGGTGGGGTATTTTCCCTCACTTCTGGACGTTTGTCTTGTGCGCAAGAAACACTGCCAACTAATATAAGTGCAAATATGACCAAGGGTGGAGTGACTGATAAGCTTGCAATAGGATTTTTCATTTCAATAGGTTTGTTTATCGTTTGATCTTTGATTTATAAATATAATCAATATAAAGTGTAAAAGTTTTCTGATAAAAAAGATGCTGAGGAAAAATATATATAAGTAGCAAAAAACCAAGCCACTTGCATAGGCTATCCATGAAAAACCGCACATCAATGATCATGAATATTGGCATAAATTGTATCTTTAGAATTGTATGATATCGATGCCTTAAAAGAAACCAACTATGAATATAAAAGTAAAGCTTAGTTTGTTGGTAATGTTGATTTTCTCTCTTTCATCTTGCAACGAGCTGACTGATTCCCTCTATGAAGATAATGTGCTGACCTACGATCTACATACCGTAAGCACTGAATATGGTTATACTGGTGAAGTGATATTTAAGGAGTTTTCCAATGGTAAAGGGGTAGAGGTAACCATTCAGCTTTATGGTGATGCATCGGAGGATGAATATTATTTTCCCGCCCATTTGCATTTCGGAGCCTATGAAGCTGGAGTGGATGCTGGTATGGCCAGTATGCTGAATGGAGTAGATATTCGACCCCTGCGAAGTGTAACAGTGCTTGAAGGCTACAGCCTTTCTGAATTAATGCAGGATGATTATCATATCAAGGTTCATTTGGCATCTTCAGGACCAGAGTATAACGTTATTTTAGTAGCTGGCAATGTAGGAAAAGCAGCCGGTCAGTGATCATTATTTCAATTAAAAAAGCCCCGTTTTCGAACATAAAACGGGGCTTTTTTAATTACTAAGCTATGACAATTTAGAATATGACATCAAAGTCAATATCCAAATCGCTTTCGCCCCCTGCCTGAACAAAATTTTCCCAGCTAGGGTTATCGGCACCTTCATGATTTTTGTCAAGATCATGACGTAATACCAAGTTAAAGATACCGTTTTCACTGCCTGCATTTTCGTTAACGGTTACATAGCCCATAAGGCCAATTGGATTCCCATCTTCGTCTTCGTCAGCGTAGGCATATTCCAGAAAACTGGTGTTGCCTATAAATGCACTTCCTACAAAGAAAAACTGATGGTGATCGCCTTCTTCTTCGATTTCTTCCGTTACATCTTCGTTGGCGATTCCATTAAAAGCTGTGATCTTCAATAAATACCTTTTTCCAGACACTAGTCCGTCGATATCATCGATGACCACATCTCCACCTAGCCCTAAGCCCTCGTCAGAGGAGGCATTGTATTCCATGGCAGACCCGATGATGTCATCGTTTTCATCCACTTCTGTGAAGGTAAGGGATACATTTGTGATGACTTCTTGATCCAGTTCAGGAACTGGATCATCTTTACTGCAGGACAGTAAAGCAACTGAAACCATTGCTATTAGGGTTAAAACTGATAGTTTTTTCATGCTCGTTAAAATTTAGATTAAAATTCATATTTAAGCCTTAGCGTGAAATTCCTTCCCATTTCATGGGTGAAATACCTAAAGCGGTTCATATAATCTTTATACTCCGTATTGAAAATATTGGTTATCCCTAAACTTCCTTTTAAACTGGACTTTTCTTTGACCAATAGGTCTCTGCTGATCCTTGCAGTCCACAGGTTGTAGCCGGGGGGAGCAGGAGCCAGGTCAACATCCGGTTCCCTTCTTTGTTTGGCGACTGACAGGTGGCTAAGTTCCAGTTTGCCAATTTTATCTGCTTGGTAAACCAGCCCTGTTTCCAATCGATCGGTAGGGATGAAGGGGAGGTAGTTTTGGTCCGTAAGGTTTTTGGCCCTTATCAAACTTCCTTTGATAAACCATTCTAGGGAGGGGAGAATCGTGTAATCCGTGGTCAGGTCAATGCCCCAAAAACCGGCGTCCGTTTGCAGGTATTCAAAGACATTGAACGTTCCTCTGAGCGAAACATATTCTTCGCCGGTAGGATTAAGGTAGATGTAATTGTTTATTTTATGGTAATAGCCCGTAAGCTCCGCATTTAACTTTTCACTGCTGTAATTGACGGTGTTTACCCACTTGAGGGCCTGTTCACTGACCAAGTTGGGATCGCCGATTTCTACGGCAGCAGCACCATGGTGAAGGCCTTGGCTAAATTGCTCATTGATATTTGGAGGTCTCCATGCCGAACCTAGATTCGTGGTCAGGAGCCAATTTTTATTTAAACTGTATCCCGCACCTAAAAAGGCAGTGAAATTTTGAAAGGTGAAATCCTGCTCATCCAATTCTCCTTGGTTATAGCGTGCTGCATCTACATAACGATAGTCAAAACGGGCCCCGCCCTCAAGTTCTAGAGGACCTTTGGTATATTTTTCGATCATGAAAGCGCCAAGATTAACCATGTCATAGTTTGGAATGAGTGGTGTGACACCGGTTCCGGGGATGTTATTGTTTGCTTGCTGCAAAGCACTTATCCCGATAGAACCATTCCAGTTTTTGCTCGAAGGATGCTCGTAGTTTATATCAAGTGTATTGGTGAAGAGCTCTAGGTCAAGTGCTGCACGGTCATTCAATTCACCTCTACGGATATCAAATTCTTGCCGATTGTTTTGCTGGAATGCATATGTAAGATTAATGACACCGTCGTTATTGAGGTGATAATGTCCTTTTGCTTTTAAGAGTTGATGGGTGACTTCCTGTCTAGGGTTTTCAATGTGATAGGTGAAGTCAGGATTAGAAAAAGGCCTGCCATTCGCGATTAATTCCTCCAAGTCAGACGAATTTCCAGTATGTGAATCGCTCAATATTCCTATTGTGGTGGCGAATCTGCTGTAAAAGAGCTCCATTCCCAACTTTTTGGAATTATAGCCTACTGCCCCAGAAAAGTTTAATTCCTTCATGCCGGTATTGTCCTGATAGTAGGCAGGGGATTTGATATTTCCACCTATCCTTGAGGAGGCCTGGATACGGTAACCAAACCCCTCTAGGTCCTTTAGTCCTCCTTCAAAGCTAAAAGCAGCTGCACCATTCCAACCGTTTGATCCTCCTACCAAGGTGGCCGTTCCTGATGTTCCCGCAGCGACAGGAAGTTTTGGTGGGGTAACCAATATGACACCGCCCATGGCTTCCGACCCAAACCGCACGGTTTCGGCGCCTTTTATCACTGAAATATCCTCTGCCATAAAGGGATCTACTTCAGGAGCGTGCTCTCCACCCCATTGTTGGCCTTCTTGTCGAACTTCGTTGTTGAGGATCATGATACGGTTACTGTGCATCCCATGGATGACAGGTTTGCTGATATTAGCCCCAGTGGTGAAGGTCGTGACTCCCGGAAGTGCCTTGAGGGTTTCACCGAGGTTTCCGCCGCGATTTTCGTCCAATAGGTCCTTGCCCAAATGGGTAATACTATTCAGGGTATTAACAGCATCCTTATGCCCGACGATTTCCACTCCGTCAATCAGGTAATCTTTGGATTCCAGCCTAATGGTCATGTTTACATTTTCGTGAACATTAAGCTGAATGTTTTTACTTGCATACCCCAAAATTTCAACATTTAGTTCATAATGGCCTTCGCAGATGTCACGGAAATGAAAATTGCCATTGTGATTAGTGACTGCGCCCTTTTCCAACTCTTTTATCCAAATGTATGCCCCTTCGACCGGTTCTTGGCTTTCTTGGTCGATCACTTTCCCTTTTACATCAAAAGCACATTTTACCTGTGATAATGCGGGAAGGCAATTTGCTGCAAAAATTAGGACAAGGATTACTCTAATGAACATTTTGATCATGAGGGGACAAATATAGTGCAATAACGTTGCCTAATGCAATTAGGTTTCATGAAAAAGGTAAACGATGCGAACGAAAAAATCCCGCCATTACCAATCTAGTAATGGCGGGCCTACTGTAATAGTGCCTTGGCTTAGTTAATGTTTTTAACATTCTTACTCATGCCCATGCTCCAAACTATGTTTTTTTAAACCTTATTATGCATGGCGGTCATAGCTTAAAGCTCAAATCATTAGCTCATTAATTATCATATACGGGCTTATTGCCTCCAAAAGCTCGAAGATTGTAAGTAAGCGTCAACATAAAGAATTGATTTAATACGGCTGTTCTTTCCGTTTCAATATATACATCCGTGACGCTTCTATTGATACTGGTGTTTTGGTTTAGCAGATCAAATACAGTCATTTTTAGTTCCAGGTTTTGGGTTGGTGGGAAGCGATAACCAAAGTCTGCATTCATCAGCCATACCGATTGATCATAAGCTTCACCCAGCCCGATGTAAAACTGGTTGTTTACATTTGTACTGATGAAGAATCCTTTCCAGAAGTTCCAGTACAGATCCAGACGTGTTTCCTGCGAGTAGTATTCTGTATTTCTGTTTTCTTGAATGGAGCTTTTGACCAAGTTATAGTTACCAGAGGTACTTACATTGAAATCGAGTTTTTCTCCTACGTTACTGCTAATGCCCACTCCCTGGCCGAGCCCAAGGTTATGGTTGTTGTTAAGTTGGTCGTTAATGAGGCCTGGGGTATTGGAATACCTGATCCTGGTGTCCAGGTTAAGATTGCTTTTCATGAAGTTTAAAGGAAAACCAAATGAAATGCTGGTGTTGGCATTCCAAGCCCTGCTGAGGTTGACAGGCATGCTTAATTGCCCCCCTTGTCTTAAAAGTACATCGTTTTGGATAAGGGTGTCTTGCGACGCAATAAACGTGCTGGTACCCATGAAATTATTGCGCAATCCGGCAGAAAACCACATGAAAAACGATTTTGAATTTTCCAGGTTGATTTTACGGATACGAGAAAATATGCGGTGTTCATATTCTTGCTCTAGGTTCGGATTACCCATTGAGATTTGCAATGGATTGCTGTTGTTAATGACATCCTGTAATTGACGGACGGAAGGGGCATCGGTATCTGTCCGATAGCCGAAGCGAATGCTGAGCGATTTGTTTGGTTCATAATCGACGTACAGTCGTGGAACGAAGTTCTTAAATGTCCTTTTGGTATTTTCGTATCCAGGAAATAAGCGGTCACTGTTAAGTTTGGCGACCTCATAGTTAAGGGAAGAAAATAACCTCCAAGTTTCACCCGCATATCGATAGCCCAAACTTAGTTCTTGGCGCTGATAATTATTTTCGAACTTATTGCTCAGTGTACTGTCCCTTTCGAAGATCGTAGATTCCATTTCCCGTTGGGAGACGTCTTGTAGATTGTCACTTTTGTCGTTCCCTATTTCATATTCGATTCTTAATTGGGAATGCTCGCCGATTGGCTCTGTATACTCGATTTCAGCTTCATATTCAAAAGAACCATTTTCGTTGCTGGTTCTCTGGATCAAGCTATCCAAATTACCACTTTGGTAATTTTGGTTTACTGAGATGAGCCTGGATTCACTTTTATTATCTCGATAGCCTGTTTCGATACTGGTGGAGATGGTTCGGCCAGGTTTGTTGAATTTATAGCGATAGGTAAAATCATTATCAAACCTGAGTCCTTCATTGGTGCTTTCCGTTGCGTTTACCGTTTCACTGAT comes from Echinicola vietnamensis DSM 17526 and encodes:
- a CDS encoding PQQ-dependent sugar dehydrogenase, producing MKNPIASLSVTPPLVIFALILVGSVSCAQDKRPEVRENTPPIEDDPKNYTTETIVEDINNPWGMALLPDGGILVTEKAGELIYAKDGEKKIIPGTPDVVSKGQGGLLDIILHPDYATNGWIYFTYSSGEGEEDGAHTAVMRAKFHGNSLTDQEVLYKATPNTDKGQHFGSRMAFDEEGYLYFSIGERGERDVNPQDITRDGGKIYRIHDDGSIPNDNPFFNEEDAKKAIFSYGHRNPQGMIFHPVYNEIWVNEHGPQGGDEINIVEKGGNFGWPVVSYGINYDDSILTEETSKEGMEQPLYYWVPSIAPCGFALVPEETYPQWAGNLLVGSLKFQYLEMLSLDGKQVTKRTKLMDGAGRLRNVKIGPDNHIYVGIQGTGIVKIIPNR
- a CDS encoding TonB-dependent receptor — encoded protein: MIKMFIRVILVLIFAANCLPALSQVKCAFDVKGKVIDQESQEPVEGAYIWIKELEKGAVTNHNGNFHFRDICEGHYELNVEILGYASKNIQLNVHENVNMTIRLESKDYLIDGVEIVGHKDAVNTLNSITHLGKDLLDENRGGNLGETLKALPGVTTFTTGANISKPVIHGMHSNRIMILNNEVRQEGQQWGGEHAPEVDPFMAEDISVIKGAETVRFGSEAMGGVILVTPPKLPVAAGTSGTATLVGGSNGWNGAAAFSFEGGLKDLEGFGYRIQASSRIGGNIKSPAYYQDNTGMKELNFSGAVGYNSKKLGMELFYSRFATTIGILSDSHTGNSSDLEELIANGRPFSNPDFTYHIENPRQEVTHQLLKAKGHYHLNNDGVINLTYAFQQNNRQEFDIRRGELNDRAALDLELFTNTLDINYEHPSSKNWNGSIGISALQQANNNIPGTGVTPLIPNYDMVNLGAFMIEKYTKGPLELEGGARFDYRYVDAARYNQGELDEQDFTFQNFTAFLGAGYSLNKNWLLTTNLGSAWRPPNINEQFSQGLHHGAAAVEIGDPNLVSEQALKWVNTVNYSSEKLNAELTGYYHKINNYIYLNPTGEEYVSLRGTFNVFEYLQTDAGFWGIDLTTDYTILPSLEWFIKGSLIRAKNLTDQNYLPFIPTDRLETGLVYQADKIGKLELSHLSVAKQRREPDVDLAPAPPGYNLWTARISRDLLVKEKSSLKGSLGITNIFNTEYKDYMNRFRYFTHEMGRNFTLRLKYEF
- a CDS encoding PhzF family phenazine biosynthesis protein; this translates as MEIDYQIISVFTDQNRGYTGNPAAVILLDKLPAERDMQSIAKELKQPATTFLAKEPGEDRFAIRWFAPDAEIGLCGHGTAAATAYLGQKKNGFGKFTFVYPEGKLEGELNADQTVSISAQSIAVIEEITEFPEPILEGLGIPLLAMYRTDNKHIILAKSEQDIAKMDPDFERLSQCDIFGYAVTAQGETVDFVSRTLVPHTMQQEDHATGSSHAMLVPFWAKRLEKKHLNSLQLSKRGGAFKGVLADSGMVTLTGTFQIEKSGKLSL
- a CDS encoding TonB-dependent receptor, translating into MILCGNVLGQNMLQGKVVDKESNETLPGAYIFLKDQDNNTLSNAYTDENGEFKITKPSKNTFTLEISFIGYKTLRKNFENSDLSSFGTIALEEDANQLQEVEIQGQAMTGEVKGDTVSFNAHAYKTRSQASAGELVRKMPGVRMNGGTIEVQGETVGRVLVDGEPFFGDDPAMAMQNLPVAVIDKIEFLDQKSDQARLTGFDDGETIKTINIITKEETRGGKFGQLFAGYGTDDNYLAGGAVHFFEGAQRLSLLGLSNNINQQNFSADDLTGAFGSGNSRGWGRRDSDDITVRERPGITKTNAVGTNFTDKFDDGKARFSGNYFFNDSENVLNRMSTREYILPSDSLQFYDEERHEENNSQLHRINMKLEYDITEKHAIIWRPRFSYEKGNSTNRLAAVNLYDQSTPISETVNATESTNEGLRFDNDFTYRYKFNKPGRTISTSIETGYRDNKSESRLISVNQNYQSGNLDSLIQRTSNENGSFEYEAEIEYTEPIGEHSQLRIEYEIGNDKSDNLQDVSQREMESTIFERDSTLSNKFENNYQRQELSLGYRYAGETWRLFSSLNYEVAKLNSDRLFPGYENTKRTFKNFVPRLYVDYEPNKSLSIRFGYRTDTDAPSVRQLQDVINNSNPLQISMGNPNLEQEYEHRIFSRIRKINLENSKSFFMWFSAGLRNNFMGTSTFIASQDTLIQNDVLLRQGGQLSMPVNLSRAWNANTSISFGFPLNFMKSNLNLDTRIRYSNTPGLINDQLNNNHNLGLGQGVGISSNVGEKLDFNVSTSGNYNLVKSSIQENRNTEYYSQETRLDLYWNFWKGFFISTNVNNQFYIGLGEAYDQSVWLMNADFGYRFPPTQNLELKMTVFDLLNQNTSINRSVTDVYIETERTAVLNQFFMLTLTYNLRAFGGNKPVYDN